In Ignavibacteria bacterium, the DNA window TTGTTTTGATTGCAGCAGGAATTTTATTTATCTCAAAAAAAAATACTTTCGAGGAGAAAATTATGACAGCAAATGAACCTAAAAAACTTACTCTTTCAAATAATAAGATGATATTTGGGGTTTGCGGAGGAATTGGAGAGTATTTGAATATCGACCCAACAATTGTCAGAGTGCTATGGGTAATTTTTCTTTTCGCCTCATTTGGTATCGCACTAATAATATATATTGTGCTCAAATTTA includes these proteins:
- a CDS encoding PspC domain-containing protein, whose protein sequence is MTANEPKKLTLSNNKMIFGVCGGIGEYLNIDPTIVRVLWVIFLFASFGIALIIYIVLKF